TTCTGCCGAGTGTAGGGAAAAATCGTAGAATTCCACATAGACCTTGGCTCTCCCACCAAATATCCGTTCATAAACGCCCCTAATTTCGTCCCAACCTCTCACTATTCCACCAACAGGATTGTTCATTGAGGCATCCATGCTATTAAGCCAAACTTTTTGCATTAGTTGCAAATCGCGCTGATTAAAGGCCCTATAAAAGCCAATTAAGGCTCTTAGCTGGCCACTTTCAACAACCGATAGCTCCTCGGAACCGGTAATGATCGACAAAATTTTTTCCATGGCTCTACATTTTAATTTTGTGCCAAGTTCAGAATTTATCCAACCACGTCCCTTGATGTATGTTAAGAAAAATTCCTCCGTATTCGGCTAAGCGATTCTGGCTGAATTCCCAAATAGAGCGCAATTTGGTTCAGCGGTAACCGATTCTCGATGGCCCCATACTGCTCCCGGAAAATTTTATACCGTTCGGATGCACTGTTTATGAGCAGCGATTTTTCCCTGCCACACTTTTTTAGCGTTTGTATCTCAAATATTTTCA
This is a stretch of genomic DNA from Williamwhitmania sp.. It encodes these proteins:
- a CDS encoding nuclear transport factor 2 family protein; amino-acid sequence: MEKILSIITGSEELSVVESGQLRALIGFYRAFNQRDLQLMQKVWLNSMDASMNNPVGGIVRGWDEIRGVYERIFGGRAKVYVEFYDFSLHSAENIFFATGRERGYFESGDTKVDLAIRTSRIFVKQGDEWKQIQHHGSIDNANLLRYYQNAILGK